NNNNNNNNNNNNNNNNNNNNNNNNNNNNNNNNNNNNNNNNNNNNNNNNNNNNNNNNNNNNNNNNNNNNNNNNNNNNNNNNNNNNNNNNNNNNNNNNNNNNNNNNNNNNNNNNNNNNNNNNNNNNNNNNNNNNNNNNNNNNNNNNNNNNNNNNNNNNNNNNNNNNNNNNNNNNNNNNNNNNNNNNNNNNNNNNNNNNNNNNNNNNNNNNNNNNNNNNNNNNNNNNNNNNNNNNNNNNNNNNNNNNNNNNNNNNNNNNNNNNNNNNNNNNNNNNNNNNNNNNNNNNNNNNNNNNNNNNNNNNNNNNNNNNNNNNNNNNNNNNNNNNNNNNNNNNNNNNNNNNNNNNNNNNNNNNNNNNNNNNNNNNNNNNNNNNNNNNNNNNNNNNNNNNNNNNNNNNNNNNNNNNNNNNNNNNNNNNNNNNNNNNNNNNNNNNNNNNNNNNNNNNNNctctgtcatttggtcttctatatcactaattctttcttctgcctcatttatcctagcagtaagagcctccattttttattgcatctcgttaatagcttttttcatttcaacttggttaaattttagttcttttatttctccagaatgggcttttatctctccagagagggtttctctaataccttccatgccttttttgagcccggctagaaccttgagaatcatcattctgaactctagatcgaacatattaccaatgtctgtattgattaggtccctagacttcagtattgcctcttgttctttttttttgtggtgagtttttctgccttgtcattttgtccagataagagtatatgaaggagcaaataaaatactaaaagggtggcaaaggccccaggaaaatgtgctttaaccaaattagaagaggcccaaatcatgggggggagaaagaggttaaaaagaagttcagaaaaaaaaaattaaaaaagaaaacaaataaaggaaaatataaaaaagaaaagaatatatatatatatatatatatatatatatatattagataaactagttaaaacacgttaaaaaagaaatgggtaaaagttaaaaaaaatttagcagaagaaaaaaaattaaattaaaaaaaattgaattaaccGCAacactaaagaatcatggggagaaagccatgagttctgtgctttgctttgtcctgctctggaattctgttgctctccttggtaggtgaacttggtcttggctggatttattgttgatcttctgggggaggggcctgttgtagtgcttctcaagtgtctttgcccaaggcagaattgcatcgcccttaccaggggctagGCTAAGTAATCCCCTcgggttcgctttcaggagcttttgtctCCTGAAGCTTTCCGTAGAGTTTCATaggataggaatgaaaatggcggcctcccagtctccggcccagaggagccaagagcttagggcccactcctcagtgcgccctcagagaaaagagcccaatcactcccatctccctggcctctggccgcagtctgagctcacccagcctgtgactggttcaaggtaacccccagCTGAGAgttcactcctcagctctgtctctggagCTGGCTTCCCCAGTCCAATatctgtgagctctgcaacactcagacacccccaatcctctgtgaccctgcaggacctggggccacgatgaccccacgtgggcttcacctcagtttagcctctggagcgatgtccctcagtggagcagacttttaaaagtcctgatttagggacgcctgggtggctcagttggttaagcagctgcctttggctcaggtcatgatcccagcatcctgggatcgagtcccacatcgggctccttgctcagcagggagcctgcttctccctctgcctctgcctgccattctgtctgcctgtgctcgctctctccccctctctctctctgataaataaataaaatctttaaaaaaaaaaagtcctgatttagtccTCCATTTctccaccgcttgccaggagccagcccctccctctgcggtctatcttcctgttgctttggattcacttctctgccagtcctacctttcagaaagtggtcgattttctgtttttagaattgctgttctttttctcttcaatctcctgttggatttgtaggtgtttgcaatggtttgataagctatctagctgatctcctgctacctgatgtagtctcagcctgctacttctctgccatcttgactctgtCTCCTGAAATCCTTTAATTCTAATCCTAATCTTTGCTCCCTTCTAGGAAAAACAGAGGTAATCTAGTATAGAAACCATGGGAGATATTTGAGAGGACAGTCATTAATTTCAGATTAACTGCAGAGTGGATTGGAAAGCTGTGAAACCTCTAGCAAGAACACAAATTAACATGGATGGGAGGGGAGGTCTATTTCCAGATGACTATGCATGTCCTTCATTGAGTAAATTAATGTCTATATCAATAAATAGAGACAACTTGCCTATCGCCTAATAGCTATATATTTCATGCAGCTAGCTAGCTAAATCTATCCAAATAGATGAATCCATTTCTATTCAGATAGATTTATATCTACAGACAGTCCTAGTCTAACAGCCACATGCCATTATCCAACATACTAAAAAGCTGGCCATCCCTGTAGTGATCCCTCCCTCCTTGGGAAACCCCTGATGCTATTTCCATGATAACCATACAGAGGTGGGGAAGGACACATGATCAAGGCTCTCTCCTTTGACCAAATTATCCCTGTACTTAGCTAGACCAGATACTgggcttccctctctgcctttgtAAAATCCAGTTTGAGCAAGAATCCTGGTCAGTCAGTTCCGCAAAAATCTCCCACCCTTGGTATCTAACCAGCTTCAACCTCTGATCATTCTGCCCTCAGCAAAAATTCTGATAAGCCAGTCTAGCAAGAATTCCCTTTAACCCTGGtgtttcctcttagtaattttccaccCACTGTCCCACACCCTATTCTTTGGGTGTAGATCCCCACTGGAGTTTGTGGGAGTCCAATCTCTCCTACAATGCAAGCCATGCTGTAGTAGCCTCCCTTGAATAAAGTCTGTCTCACTTCCTTTAACGAGGGAATGAATAATTTATTCCTTAACACACACGCCATGTagcgattttttaaaaagattttattttatttatttgacagagattacaagtaggcagagaggcaggcagagagggggggggaagcaggctccctgctgagcagagagccagatgcagggctcaatcccaggaccctgagttcatgacccaagcagaaggcagaagtccaacccactgagccacctaggtgcccccatgatgtttttaaaatagagaaatagttCAGAAGTAGAGAAACAAATGagaccttttaaaaagattttatggatttatttgagagagagagagagcaagaagatgggtagaagaggagggagagaaaaggagagaatcccaagcagactcttgctgagcacggagcctgggatggggcccaatctcacaaccctgagttcatgacctgagctgaaactaagagtctgacacttaatttcctgagccatccaggcacccccaaatgaGACTTTTAAAAGCAAGAACTGAGAGGAAGTCAAAAGTAGTACAAGTATCACTGATAGGAAATATCTGTCACTACTGAAGTGGGGCAAGTCAGTTTTAAGGTCTTTAtctgtggtaatcatttttttttaaatagtctttatACTCAGTgtgggctcgaactcaggaccccaagatcaagagtcgtacaCTCTATCAACCGATAGAGCTGGGCACCCTGGTCTTCAACTTTGGGTCCACATGGAAGTATCCATCATCTTTTAGGATTCTCAGGAAAAAGGACCTGGGCAGTTCTACTCACACCTAATATCTCTCCCTGGAGACAACCTAAAATGTTCTTCTCAAGACCAGCAGTTATACTGTATTAGTAAATATCCTTTGGGTGACATGAAAGTACTTCAATTATGCATTTGTTATGCACCTTTGCTATTCTACCAACAAGTACAGGGAATGAAAACTGTAATGATGGTGAAAAGGAGTCATCTTTATGGAATCATATTGTCCTTCAAGGCACATGTTGAGTCTGGCTAATTGTTCACAGTTGGATCTAGGACATGGTGTGTCAGGGAATGTGGAGAGAAGAACTCAGAAGAAAGTCAGAAAAAGCCAAAACTAAATTTTCCTATTCTAAATTATCTAAATAACTAAATTATCCTGTTCCTGTTCTCAGGAACAGTCTGccctctttctgctcctcttcttttccctcccacAATGTAATCCCATGTAGGAGAGGAAGAGGACATGGTTGTTACAAGTATTCATGTATTTTCCAATCTGGCAGGTAAAGCaaagtttctgtttgtttcttaatgttttaCAGAAGAATCTCTAGAAGGATTTTCATCAAACATTAATGATCCAACTTAAACCATAGACATTGTAGTGTGGATGAAATTTATTTGGCAGGACTCTAGGGAAACTTTTAGAAAAAGTGATTAAAACAAGTACAGGGAGAAGCCCTGTGATTGCTGGCTGTTAATGTAGACACATCATGCAGAGGAAGAAAGTAGAGACAAGGAAACAGgaaatcatttcaaatataaacCACAAAGTGAAAAATCACAAGAATAAAAGCACAAATTGCATATGATGATTTGTAATCAACTGCTTCTCCTATGGTTAGCTCTTTATAACAAGCTTCAGGGTGTCAGGAAATGACTAAGTAATTTATGTAATGATGGTTAATAATTCTCCAAAGTCAAATGATAAAGTGGACTTCTAGTTGATAGTAAAGTCCAACCTTCTGTCCCACTTCTACCATGGGTCCACAGCCCACAACAATCTTCTTttgtctgaattttattttttttatttttttaaaagattttatttatgtatttgacagacagagatcacaagcaggcagagaggcaggcagaaagagaggaggaagcaggctccccgctgagcggagagcctgatgtggggctcattcccaggaccctgagatcgtgacctgagccgaaggcagcggcttaacccactgagccacccaggcgccccctcttgtTTGAATTTTAGAGTGGAATCAACAGCCAAAACCATTAACACTTGATttttgctatttcttatattgGTTTATTATTGTCTTGTGTGTGTAAATAGAGGCCAACCTATTCTGAAatgtttcatatttcttttgtatatttccCCCCAGTCAAATGGGAGTGTTGACTGACAGAGTTCACAATTAAtaagtgattgattgattgattgattgatcaaAGATACTGAATATAATTCTTGTGCAGATTACAAAACACTTATCTAGATtactgaaatttaataaaataattaatgtgaAGTATGAGGCCAAAATAAGTCTCATTTTCAATACTCTCTTCACTTTTATAAttagctttttattattattattaatgtgctTCAGGAAACAGATTTGCAGTTTCTGAGTGAGAGTTAAATATTTTGCCTGACAATATGTACTTAAGAGCATTCCGAAACCACGGATAAAAAAAACCATGAATAAGGGGATTGCAGGTAGAGTTGAAGTATCCAAGCCACACTAAAAGATCAAGTACTATTATGGGAGTGGAATAGTCTAAATATGGGTCTATCAAAACAGCAAGAAAGCAAGGCAGCCAGCAAGCTAGAAAGACCCCCATTACTATACCTAAGGTCTTAGCTGCTTTCCTGTCCTTTTTCttagataggttttttttttacttcccccTTTGCGTTTTCAGGCATGTTGCTGATAACTCTAGCATGTCGTTtggaaacaataaagattttgCCATAAATACCAACCATGATGGAGCCTGGAGTAAAGAAACAAGTAGTGAACAATATTGTCCCCCAAAATTTGTTGAAAGTAAGTGCACAGAAACGGAAACAAGCGACAAGAATCTCATAACTCTGCATACCAGCAACGTTGGCCTCAGACAGAACtaaactaaaagagaaaagagcagggGCTGACCAGCAAAATGCCAACAGTCGCTTTATCATAGAGGTTGTCATGGTGGCCGAGTAGTGCAAAGGGTAACACACGGCATAAAATCGATCAATAGCAATGGAGCAGAGGTGGAAAATGGAGGTTAGGCTTAGCATCATGTCAAAGCTTGCATGGAATTTACAAAAGCCATCCCCAAAATACCAGCAGCTCTCCACTGATCGTACCATGCTATACGGCATAATGACAAAACCCAGCAGGAAGTCAGTGGTTGCCATGGAGAGGATCAGAAAATTTGTGGGAGAGTGAAGCTGCTTGAAATGTGATATGGAGATCATTATAACCAAGTTTCCAAAGATAGTGATAAACATGGCTGCGGTCATAATAGAATACATTATCACTCGGACATGCAAAGAACGGCTGATGGGAGGGCAagatttatttccaaattttggaCAACTGGATAAGTCTTCAGGAATATAAGTTAGATCCATGGTGCTTTATCATTTCTAATTCCGTTCTCTAGAAAGATGATTcaatgtttcttctcttcttaaaatGATTACAGAAATTTCAGCTCCTAAAAGTGCAATAAGGTTCAAAGTCATCTGTTATTAATTCAtttccatctttatttatttaaatatttaaaattataaaattgtgatGGTTTTCTGAGTTATTTGCTGcagtaggaaaggaaaagtttCAACTGCTTAttctttcctgttctgttttattctatTCCACTCATCTGTTTGTTTATCCAACATGAGTTTATCTATTGAGTGCTctgttctttttaatgtattggaAGCTTCTCAAGAGTTTATTCCCCTCTATAGGTATCTATAAATAGTCAAACTCATGAAGCAGAGAATACAATACTGGTTACCAGAATGGGGGAGGGAAAAGTTATTGTGCCATgggtataaactttcagttatgcTGGATGAATAaatttctagagatctgctaTACAACATAGTCCCTCTTGTTAATAACATGGTATTGTGTACTTCAAAATA
The sequence above is drawn from the Mustela nigripes isolate SB6536 chromosome 5, MUSNIG.SB6536, whole genome shotgun sequence genome and encodes:
- the LOC132017367 gene encoding LOW QUALITY PROTEIN: trace amine-associated receptor 3-like (The sequence of the model RefSeq protein was modified relative to this genomic sequence to represent the inferred CDS: deleted 1 base in 1 codon); protein product: MDLTYIPEDLSSCPKFGNKSCPPISRSLHVRVIMYSIMTAAMFITIFGNLVIMISISHFKQLHSPTNFLILSMATTDFLLGFVIMPYSMVRSVESCWYFGDGFCKFHASFDMMLSLTSIFHLCSIAIDRFYAVCYPLHYSATMTTSMIKRLLAFCWSAPALFSFSLVLSEANVAGMQSYEILVACFRFCALTFNKFWGTILFTTCFFTPGSIMVGIYGKIFIVSKRHARVISNMPENAKGEVKKNLSKKKDRKAAKTLGIVMGVFLACWLPCFLAVLIDPYLDYSTPIIVLDLLVWLGYFNSTCNPLIHGFFYPWFRNALKYILSGKIFNSHSETANLFPEAH